The Cucumis melo cultivar AY chromosome 6, USDA_Cmelo_AY_1.0, whole genome shotgun sequence genome includes a region encoding these proteins:
- the LOC103484087 gene encoding signal peptide peptidase-like 1 isoform X2, giving the protein MESLWKLLYLLEPAPATLIVTAVAVTFGSAFRALNYGKEMERNRDFSEASITLDRSQALMIPVMSSCSLLLMFYLFSSVSQLLTAFTAVASVSSLFFCLSPYMAYLKSQFGLADPYVSRCCSKSFTRIQGLLLLACSGLVAAWLVSGHWILNNLLGISICVAFVSHVRLPNVKVCAMLLVCLFVYDIFWVFFSERFFGANVMVSVATQQASNPVHTVANSLSLPGLQLITKKLELPVKIVFPRNLLGGVIPGKNATDFMMLGLGDMVCNCISLHYLSSCNSCHVSSSSSLFRPSEK; this is encoded by the coding sequence ATGGAGTCTTTATGGAAACTTCTATATTTGCTTGAACCTGCACCTGCCACTCTCATTGTGACTGCAGTGGCTGTTACATTTGGATCTGCTTTCCGGGCCCTAAATTATGGGAAGGAAATGGAGCGAAACCGTGACTTTTCAGAAGCATCCATTACCTTAGATAGATCCCAAGCACTAATGATCCCAGTTATGAGTTCTTGCAGTTTGCTTTTGATGTTCTACCTGTTTTCTTCTGTGTCCCAACTTCTTACTGCATTCACGGCAGTTGCTTCTGTTTCATCCCTCTTCTTCTGTTTATCTCCTTACATGGCGTATTTGAAGTCCCAGTTTGGATTGGCTGATCCTTATGTATCAAGGTGTTGTTCCAAGTCATTTACACGTATTCAAGGCTTATTGTTGTTGGCATGTTCTGGTTTAGTTGCAGCTTGGCTTGTTTCTGGGCATTGGATACTAAATAATTTGTTAGGAATTTCAATATGTGTTGCATTTGTCAGCCATGTGCGTCTCCCTAATGTTAAAGTATGTGCAATGCTCCTAGTTTGTCTCTTTGTATATGATATATTCTGGGTCTTCTTCTCTGAGAGATTCTTTGGGGCAAATGTAATGGTATCTGTAGCAACTCAGCAAGCATCAAATCCTGTTCACACAGTTGCTAATAGTCTGAGTCTTCCTGGGCTGCAATTGATAACTAAGAAGCTGGAGTTACCTGTCAAGATAGTTTTCCCAAGGAACTTACTTGGTGGAGTCATTCCGGGAAAAAATGCCACTGATTTCATGATGCTTGGACTCGGTGATATGGTATGCAATTGTATTTCCTTGCACTATCTTTCTTCAT